In a genomic window of Borrelia maritima:
- a CDS encoding LysM peptidoglycan-binding domain-containing protein encodes MNIKNKLILMLRIIVAISFIACKTPPETRESKNAKIAQPDSKSFQLRDIKDIKNELIKERGHLFYSKEFNEAERLEEAMKKNFYQKKAKEGNEIALKVLERYKTIIKETREKKEKTNYLKENIEKYLNDAEANEAYIWIPLEIDEVNNLYFEATRKYKNYDLDSALDMYSKAFNRAQQAAKNAKEAKALKETDERMYKQLKALEAASNLPIYSNNRLIKPSPWNGRAFIKERNSHLNLLNINEDTYLLGETEIQIPIVLAYEEKVEISKTSKPQEQFKTLELIEQSRKLWEKGVEAKYVKNFRLANELFLESARYLEAYQSNASSELYVIKIGNTLWGISKKLYNDPYLWPKIWFANRQKIQNPDLIHSNWKIIIPAK; translated from the coding sequence ATGAATATAAAGAATAAGTTAATATTGATGCTGCGCATTATAGTAGCAATCTCTTTTATCGCATGCAAAACGCCTCCAGAAACAAGAGAGAGTAAAAACGCTAAAATTGCACAGCCAGATAGTAAAAGCTTTCAATTAAGAGATATAAAAGACATTAAAAATGAACTAATAAAAGAGAGAGGCCATCTTTTTTATTCTAAAGAGTTTAACGAAGCTGAAAGATTAGAAGAAGCAATGAAGAAAAATTTTTACCAAAAAAAAGCAAAAGAAGGAAATGAAATTGCACTAAAAGTCCTTGAAAGATACAAAACAATAATAAAAGAAACAAGAGAAAAAAAAGAAAAAACAAATTACCTTAAGGAAAATATTGAAAAGTATCTAAACGATGCAGAAGCAAATGAAGCATATATATGGATTCCATTAGAAATCGACGAAGTAAATAACTTGTATTTTGAAGCAACAAGAAAATATAAAAACTACGATCTTGACAGTGCCCTTGACATGTATAGCAAAGCATTTAACAGAGCACAACAAGCAGCAAAAAATGCTAAAGAAGCTAAAGCTTTAAAAGAAACTGATGAGAGAATGTATAAGCAATTAAAAGCACTCGAAGCGGCTTCTAACTTGCCAATTTACAGCAATAATAGACTTATCAAGCCATCGCCATGGAATGGTAGAGCATTTATTAAAGAAAGAAATAGTCACTTAAATCTTTTAAATATTAATGAAGACACTTATCTTCTTGGAGAAACAGAAATTCAAATACCAATAGTACTAGCATATGAAGAAAAGGTAGAAATATCAAAAACCTCTAAGCCTCAAGAACAATTTAAAACACTAGAACTTATTGAACAATCTAGAAAACTGTGGGAAAAGGGGGTTGAGGCTAAATATGTCAAAAACTTTAGACTTGCCAACGAATTATTTTTAGAATCTGCAAGATACCTTGAAGCTTATCAAAGCAATGCAAGCAGTGAGCTTTATGTAATAAAAATAGGCAATACCTTATGGGGCATTTCTAAAAAATTATACAACGATCCTTACTTATGGCCAAAAATTTGGTTTGCTAACAGACAAAAAATACAAAATCCTGATCTAATTCATTCTAACTGGAAAATAATAATTCCTGCAAAATAA
- a CDS encoding tetratricopeptide repeat protein has translation MKKLTALNLIFISCYTINLEKLTKETPYGVYLREAQKAVNVNDYNSALKAYEKMIQNFAHNPNIVATGKYEIAFIYYTINKIEKAKKIFGELIGSNMEMPKWVKPLAKKILNKIDNNQQ, from the coding sequence ATGAAGAAACTAACAGCATTAAACTTAATATTTATTTCATGCTATACAATCAACTTAGAAAAGTTAACAAAAGAAACTCCTTACGGGGTTTATCTCAGAGAAGCTCAAAAAGCTGTAAATGTTAATGATTATAACTCTGCATTAAAAGCATACGAAAAAATGATTCAAAATTTCGCTCACAATCCAAATATAGTTGCTACTGGCAAATATGAAATTGCATTCATATACTATACAATAAACAAAATAGAAAAAGCAAAAAAAATCTTCGGAGAGCTAATAGGAAGTAACATGGAAATGCCCAAATGGGTCAAGCCTTTAGCTAAAAAAATATTAAATAAAATAGATAATAATCAACAATAA
- a CDS encoding VWA domain-containing protein gives MKKIFLFLFINFYLSGFEDNSLKIGIDDVYVEAHEEGFHLFIRKKPSIKSVILTESFEIPDKKKDVATYSFRTLSYNKVNGDEIRILNGRVIRNKELLSLTSSTPVPNKKFGEAFHILIPKKLKYGFPNFSTRSGEIDLEVLKKKKEPFWFSIRSFEKKYNDYLGRYQDNAYELFFRDAQNQGKIEFNELKDNFTKFSDEVVVANNGIDIVDKIKKILKNSEDSEYGLDLVLVVDVTDSMKNNIEILKEHLFSIIEPQLQKFKFYRVGLVFYKDYLEDFLTKAFDFNTIPYLNNILKYVNVGGGGDYPEAVFEGIDAAVNQFDWRAERRFVIVIGDAPPHEYPRGSIVYEDVINSAKEKDITIYGIIFQ, from the coding sequence ATGAAGAAAATTTTTTTATTTCTTTTTATTAACTTTTATTTATCTGGATTTGAAGATAATTCTTTGAAAATAGGGATTGATGATGTTTATGTTGAGGCTCATGAAGAGGGATTTCATCTTTTTATTAGAAAAAAACCTTCAATCAAATCAGTAATATTGACAGAATCTTTTGAAATTCCTGATAAGAAAAAAGATGTGGCTACTTATTCATTTCGTACATTAAGTTATAATAAGGTTAATGGAGATGAAATTCGAATTTTAAATGGAAGGGTTATTAGAAATAAAGAACTTTTATCATTGACATCTTCCACCCCTGTTCCTAATAAGAAGTTTGGAGAAGCTTTCCATATATTGATTCCCAAAAAATTAAAATATGGATTTCCAAATTTTTCAACAAGAAGCGGTGAGATTGACTTAGAAGTATTAAAAAAGAAAAAAGAGCCCTTTTGGTTTTCCATAAGATCTTTTGAGAAAAAGTATAATGATTATTTAGGTAGGTACCAAGATAATGCTTATGAATTGTTTTTCAGAGACGCTCAAAATCAGGGGAAAATTGAATTTAATGAATTAAAGGATAATTTTACAAAATTTTCGGATGAGGTTGTTGTTGCTAATAATGGCATTGATATTGTTGATAAAATAAAAAAAATTTTAAAAAACTCAGAAGATTCAGAATATGGTTTAGATCTAGTGCTTGTTGTTGATGTTACTGATAGTATGAAAAACAATATTGAGATTTTAAAAGAGCATTTATTTTCAATAATAGAACCGCAACTTCAAAAGTTTAAATTCTATAGGGTAGGTCTTGTTTTTTATAAAGACTACCTTGAAGATTTTTTAACTAAAGCTTTTGATTTTAATACTATTCCTTATTTAAATAATATTCTTAAATATGTTAATGTTGGTGGCGGTGGAGATTATCCAGAAGCTGTTTTTGAGGGGATTGATGCCGCTGTAAATCAGTTTGATTGGCGGGCAGAAAGAAGATTTGTCATTGTTATAGGAGACGCACCTCCTCATGAGTACCCAAGAGGATCTATTGTTTACGAAGATGTTATTAATTCTGCAAAGGAAAAAGATATTACAATTTATGGAATAATATTCCAGTAA
- the flcA gene encoding periplasmic flagellar collar protein FlcA, whose translation MPDIDKIKQFKREVLDDLSNERSSKESFGISMDVNLPELGENIVPWISSEDLALEENDDEIDLNFMLDALENEDKLPYSDIFNNNLPLSNSNLRVDVDSELSALNNDFDVSSNDYLENNIDRVLDDNSIDLENASEIDFDKLTNSSEFNSEELVNKQGNNNSFVAMDDDFLESNEFNIDDTVSDKIQKDEQPEMFLADNLNLGIDDNDFENVADDFKFLEYSQNANSKRFEFKVNYPLFLRHLNSYPRNLRIAIAEALTKENVSRYKLEALIDLVEKNQKGLKLIAKFVGDIVGRSIKLPLIYFKAEEFSKLQQKLSYRVSRALLPLIKIASFFVVLVLVSLYFIVDVVFFYIASESKYKEGIKSIYENKRELAKAIFRDAYYIRPDDKWFVSYAKAFEEIRDFDSAEEKYEELFTIEPFSEDSASRRRKKFNKEGYISYASMKISLGEYSEANSILDEVISYDLYDYDALVLKGDNYFKWAKTNSNYYKDSINSYTVVLSKYGQKKEILFKLFNAYIEAGLDTESDNVNNFIKSNEILDVNEVVYTKYAKKLVDKYISFVTYNQRANNLAINLNYLNGQINLLNKEFSDFKRTDGRTIFKLDNNVNMNSEIEYILRKILNKNPNYDKALFESGRYSYYIGDFKKAEVYLLKALNSFRQKNSIEDAGDKILAYKILADIYEKSKDSLRASNIIGLALSDYSFYKKYNLIKGSKEISSIYEKQGDILRSLNDFNSAISSYKLAINEGVDYPDVYYKVGLLSYRENNYDDALKYLFKVESMAGFSNSNEVLNSIALSLYKIGDFLASRSYYLRVMQNLKLEKANVLNFNPKENDYHKTLLLKEIETYNNLGVVEVIASFSSIRDTKLFNSGVSNLSESAKIFDILNRDDDMVKNVRKDLASLNLRNIFKNSFSKSNVLFYENLSEKL comes from the coding sequence ATGCCTGATATAGATAAAATAAAACAGTTTAAAAGAGAAGTATTGGATGATCTCTCTAATGAGAGATCATCCAAAGAATCTTTTGGTATTAGTATGGATGTTAATCTTCCTGAACTTGGAGAGAATATTGTTCCTTGGATAAGTAGCGAGGATCTTGCTTTGGAAGAAAATGATGATGAGATTGATTTAAATTTTATGCTTGATGCTCTTGAGAATGAGGATAAATTGCCCTATTCTGACATTTTTAATAACAATTTGCCTTTAAGCAATTCTAACTTAAGAGTTGATGTGGATTCAGAGCTTTCAGCTTTGAATAATGATTTTGACGTTTCTTCTAATGATTATTTGGAAAACAATATTGACAGAGTTCTTGATGATAATTCTATTGATTTAGAAAATGCTTCTGAGATTGATTTTGATAAGTTAACTAATTCTTCAGAATTTAATTCTGAAGAATTGGTTAACAAGCAAGGCAATAATAATTCTTTTGTTGCAATGGATGATGATTTTTTAGAATCCAATGAATTTAATATTGATGATACTGTAAGTGATAAAATTCAAAAAGATGAACAACCAGAGATGTTTTTAGCAGACAATTTAAATTTGGGTATCGATGACAATGATTTTGAAAATGTTGCAGATGATTTTAAATTTTTAGAGTATAGTCAAAATGCAAATTCCAAACGTTTTGAATTTAAGGTTAATTATCCATTATTTTTAAGACATTTGAATTCTTATCCTAGAAATTTAAGAATTGCAATTGCTGAGGCTTTAACAAAGGAGAATGTTTCAAGGTATAAACTTGAAGCGTTAATTGATCTTGTTGAAAAAAATCAAAAAGGGTTGAAATTAATTGCTAAGTTTGTAGGAGATATTGTTGGGCGATCTATTAAATTGCCCTTAATTTATTTTAAAGCGGAAGAATTTAGCAAGCTTCAACAGAAATTGAGCTATAGAGTTTCAAGAGCTTTATTGCCCCTGATAAAAATAGCTTCTTTTTTCGTTGTTTTGGTTTTAGTTTCCTTATACTTTATAGTAGATGTAGTATTTTTTTATATTGCTTCTGAGAGTAAGTATAAAGAGGGCATAAAATCTATATATGAAAATAAAAGAGAGCTTGCGAAAGCTATTTTTAGAGACGCCTATTACATTAGGCCTGATGATAAATGGTTTGTTAGTTATGCTAAAGCGTTTGAAGAAATCAGAGATTTTGATAGCGCTGAGGAGAAGTATGAAGAATTGTTTACAATTGAGCCTTTTTCTGAAGATTCTGCAAGTAGAAGGCGAAAAAAGTTTAATAAGGAAGGATATATTTCATATGCTTCTATGAAAATTAGTCTTGGAGAATATTCTGAGGCCAATTCAATACTTGATGAGGTTATATCTTATGATCTTTATGATTATGATGCTTTGGTGCTAAAGGGAGATAATTATTTTAAGTGGGCTAAGACAAATTCTAACTACTATAAGGATAGTATTAATAGTTATACGGTTGTGCTTTCAAAGTACGGACAAAAAAAGGAAATTTTATTTAAACTTTTTAATGCTTATATTGAAGCTGGTTTAGATACTGAGTCTGATAATGTTAATAATTTTATCAAGTCCAATGAAATTTTAGATGTTAATGAAGTTGTTTACACAAAATATGCTAAAAAGCTGGTAGATAAGTATATTTCTTTTGTGACTTATAATCAAAGAGCAAACAATCTTGCTATAAATTTAAATTATCTTAATGGACAAATAAATTTATTGAATAAGGAATTCTCTGATTTTAAAAGAACTGATGGCAGAACTATTTTTAAGCTTGACAATAATGTTAACATGAATTCAGAGATTGAATACATTCTCAGGAAAATATTAAATAAAAATCCTAATTACGACAAGGCGCTTTTTGAAAGCGGAAGATATTCGTATTACATAGGAGATTTTAAGAAAGCCGAAGTATATTTGCTTAAAGCATTAAATAGTTTTAGGCAGAAAAATTCAATTGAAGATGCTGGGGACAAAATATTGGCTTATAAAATTTTAGCAGACATTTATGAAAAATCTAAAGATTCTCTTAGAGCTAGCAATATTATTGGTTTGGCCTTGAGCGATTATTCTTTTTATAAAAAATATAACCTTATAAAAGGATCTAAGGAGATTTCTTCAATTTATGAGAAGCAGGGCGATATTCTTAGATCTTTAAATGACTTTAATTCTGCGATATCTTCTTACAAATTGGCAATAAATGAGGGTGTTGATTATCCAGATGTTTACTATAAGGTTGGATTGCTTAGTTATAGGGAAAATAATTATGATGATGCATTGAAGTACTTATTTAAAGTAGAGAGCATGGCAGGGTTTTCAAATAGTAACGAAGTTTTAAATTCCATTGCCTTAAGTCTATATAAAATAGGCGATTTTTTAGCTTCTAGGAGTTATTATTTAAGGGTTATGCAGAATTTAAAACTAGAGAAGGCCAATGTTTTAAATTTTAATCCTAAAGAAAATGATTATCATAAAACTCTTTTATTAAAAGAAATTGAGACTTATAATAATCTTGGAGTTGTAGAAGTAATAGCCTCTTTTTCGTCCATAAGAGATACTAAACTTTTTAATTCTGGAGTTAGCAATTTAAGCGAATCAGCTAAGATTTTTGATATATTAAATAGAGATGATGATATGGTAAAAAATGTTAGGAAAGATCTTGCTAGCTTAAATCTAAGGAATATTTTTAAAAATAGTTTTTCTAAATCGAATGTTTTATTTTATGAAAATTTATCCGAAAAACTTTAA